The following coding sequences are from one uncultured Bacteroides sp. window:
- a CDS encoding ABC transporter ATP-binding protein, which yields MSTLSKFQAYMTGRKALLPLALGLSALSALAGMAPFILIWFITREFLTIGASSQSLINTYAWWAAGLAIASVIIYYGALLSSHLVAFRVESNMRRLAMKKVINMPLGFFDNNTNGRIRNIIDDNAGITHSFLAHQLPDLAGSVVMPLTAITMIFAFDWHLGLACMIPLIISVFLLKTMMGKKSQDFTRKYMNALEKMNTEAVEYVRGIPVVKVFQQTVFSFKNFNKSIIEYKELVIECTRLWQLPMSAYTVIINGFTFFLVPAAILLIGYSGNYGTVILNMFLYVLITPVFSHCIMRSMYISQAMEQAAEAIDRLENLTASATLPKPSKPQKIKTSDIAFHNVSFSYPEANKKAVNDITFDIQPGQTVALVGGSGGGKTTIARLVPRFWDVTEGEVCIGGVNVKNIAHKDLMKHISFVFQNTKLFKTTLLENIKYGNHNATLSEVNRAVDLAQCREIIDRLPDGLNTKIGTEGTYLSGGEQQRIALARAFLKNAPIVVLDEATAFTDPENEHLIQEALKKLSEGKTVLMIAHRLTSVVDADKILLINEGKIAEQGTHYELVRKNGIYTKMWNEYQQSVKWTIGKQAVSIML from the coding sequence ATGAGTACACTATCAAAATTTCAAGCCTATATGACTGGTCGCAAAGCATTGCTTCCTTTGGCATTAGGACTTTCGGCACTAAGTGCTTTAGCAGGGATGGCACCGTTTATTTTAATATGGTTTATCACCCGCGAGTTTCTTACAATAGGGGCGTCATCACAATCGCTTATCAACACATATGCGTGGTGGGCGGCAGGATTAGCTATTGCAAGCGTTATTATTTATTACGGAGCGTTATTATCGTCACACTTAGTGGCTTTTCGCGTGGAGTCCAATATGCGACGACTGGCAATGAAAAAAGTGATAAATATGCCGCTCGGCTTTTTCGATAACAACACCAACGGTCGTATCCGCAATATAATTGACGACAATGCTGGAATCACACACTCATTTTTGGCACACCAACTGCCCGACCTTGCGGGAAGCGTGGTTATGCCTCTTACCGCTATTACTATGATTTTTGCTTTCGATTGGCACTTAGGGCTTGCCTGCATGATTCCACTTATCATCTCAGTGTTTTTGCTAAAAACGATGATGGGCAAAAAATCACAGGATTTCACAAGAAAGTATATGAATGCGCTGGAAAAAATGAACACAGAAGCCGTTGAGTATGTGCGTGGTATCCCTGTAGTAAAAGTATTTCAGCAAACGGTATTCTCATTTAAAAATTTCAATAAAAGTATTATAGAATACAAAGAATTGGTAATTGAATGCACTCGGTTATGGCAACTTCCAATGTCGGCTTACACTGTAATTATCAACGGGTTCACGTTCTTTTTAGTTCCTGCCGCCATTTTGCTTATCGGATATAGCGGCAATTACGGCACGGTCATTCTTAATATGTTTCTCTACGTCCTGATTACACCGGTGTTTTCGCATTGCATTATGCGAAGTATGTATATCAGTCAGGCAATGGAACAAGCAGCAGAAGCCATTGACCGACTTGAAAATCTGACAGCATCAGCAACGCTTCCGAAACCATCTAAACCACAGAAAATAAAAACATCGGATATCGCTTTCCACAATGTGTCATTCAGCTATCCCGAAGCCAATAAAAAAGCGGTAAATGACATAACTTTCGATATTCAGCCCGGACAAACTGTAGCTTTGGTCGGTGGTTCGGGCGGTGGAAAAACCACGATTGCTCGCCTTGTTCCTCGTTTTTGGGATGTTACCGAAGGTGAAGTTTGTATTGGCGGTGTTAATGTAAAAAATATTGCGCACAAAGATTTGATGAAGCATATTTCTTTTGTATTTCAGAATACAAAGTTGTTCAAAACCACACTTCTTGAAAATATAAAATACGGCAACCACAATGCGACACTCAGCGAAGTGAACCGTGCTGTCGATTTGGCGCAATGTCGCGAAATCATCGACCGTCTGCCCGATGGACTGAATACAAAAATCGGTACGGAAGGAACCTATTTATCGGGAGGAGAACAGCAGCGTATCGCTTTAGCACGTGCTTTTTTGAAAAATGCACCTATCGTGGTCCTTGATGAAGCTACAGCCTTTACCGATCCCGAAAACGAACACTTGATTCAGGAAGCTTTGAAGAAATTATCGGAAGGAAAAACCGTGCTGATGATTGCCCACCGCCTTACCAGCGTTGTGGATGCCGATAAGATATTGCTTATCAACGAAGGGAAAATTGCCGAACAGGGTACACACTACGAATTGGTTCGCAAAAACGGTATTTATACCAAAATGTGGAACGAATACCAACAATCGGTAAAATGGACGATAGGAAAACAAGCTGTTAGCATTATGTTATAA
- a CDS encoding ABC transporter ATP-binding protein, giving the protein MYTTIKRKFALSEKGAKDFIKGTIWTTLLNIALMLPAVFIFLFLEQYLNKALNPAIEITHGLWYYVLLGFGFMVVMFIIAMFQYSSTYFTVYSESANRRISLAEKLRKMPLAFFGEKNLSDLTSTIMNDNTDLEHTFSHAVPQLFASIFSIILIAIGLFFYNWQLSLALFWVVPFATAILLIARKKIDKENKIGYQTKRDVSEKIQEGLDTIQEIKSYNQEEMYVKELNATTDMYEKHLISGELLTGMFVNSSAAFLKLGLASVIIVGAGMVSAGMTSVFVYFIFLMISASIYNPVSEVFNNLAALLYLNVRINRMNEMQAIPIQQGRTEFKPSNYDIEFTNVDFAYEEGKQVLQNVSFTAKQGEITALVGPSGGGKSTSAKLAARFWDIQKGKITLGGQNISEIEPEALFEYYSIVFQDVLLFNASVKDNLRIGKRNATDDEIRRVAKLAQCDEFIQQMPQGYDTIIGENGENLSGGERQRISIARALLKDAPIVLLDEATASLDVENETKIQAGISALIKNKTVLIIAHRMRTVSNADKIVVLANGEVVESGTPEELKLKKGTFSRMVERQTAN; this is encoded by the coding sequence ATGTACACAACAATAAAAAGAAAATTCGCACTCTCTGAAAAAGGTGCAAAAGACTTTATAAAAGGAACAATTTGGACAACCTTACTCAACATTGCATTAATGCTGCCAGCGGTGTTTATCTTCCTTTTTTTGGAACAATACTTAAATAAAGCTTTGAATCCGGCGATCGAAATTACACATGGATTGTGGTATTATGTGTTACTTGGATTTGGCTTTATGGTCGTAATGTTTATTATTGCGATGTTTCAGTACAGTAGCACGTATTTCACCGTTTACAGCGAAAGTGCCAACCGCCGTATTTCACTAGCGGAAAAACTTCGCAAGATGCCGCTGGCTTTCTTTGGCGAGAAAAATCTGTCGGATTTGACTTCCACCATTATGAACGACAACACCGATTTAGAACATACTTTCTCTCATGCCGTACCGCAATTGTTCGCCTCTATCTTCAGCATTATACTGATAGCTATCGGGTTATTCTTTTACAATTGGCAATTATCGCTGGCTTTATTTTGGGTAGTGCCTTTTGCTACTGCTATCTTACTGATTGCAAGAAAGAAAATAGACAAGGAGAATAAGATTGGCTATCAAACTAAACGCGATGTAAGCGAAAAAATTCAGGAAGGATTGGATACTATTCAGGAAATCAAATCCTATAATCAGGAAGAAATGTATGTGAAGGAATTGAACGCCACGACTGATATGTACGAAAAGCATTTGATTAGCGGAGAGCTACTTACAGGAATGTTTGTGAATTCATCGGCGGCATTTCTGAAACTCGGGTTAGCGAGCGTCATCATTGTTGGTGCTGGAATGGTTTCCGCAGGAATGACAAGTGTATTTGTTTACTTCATTTTTCTGATGATTTCGGCAAGCATTTATAATCCTGTTAGTGAAGTTTTTAACAATCTGGCAGCTTTGCTCTATCTCAATGTTCGCATCAACCGGATGAACGAGATGCAGGCAATACCCATTCAACAAGGAAGAACAGAATTTAAACCATCGAATTATGATATTGAATTTACGAATGTTGATTTTGCATACGAAGAAGGCAAGCAAGTGCTTCAAAACGTATCGTTTACGGCAAAACAAGGTGAAATAACAGCATTGGTTGGTCCGTCGGGGGGAGGGAAAAGTACTTCGGCAAAACTCGCCGCCCGTTTTTGGGACATTCAAAAAGGGAAAATCACACTTGGTGGTCAAAACATCAGCGAAATTGAGCCGGAAGCCTTATTTGAATATTATTCCATTGTTTTTCAGGATGTTTTGTTGTTTAACGCTTCTGTTAAAGATAATCTCCGCATAGGCAAACGCAATGCAACCGATGATGAAATCAGGCGTGTAGCCAAACTGGCGCAGTGTGACGAGTTTATTCAGCAAATGCCACAAGGTTATGATACCATCATCGGCGAAAACGGCGAAAACCTTTCGGGTGGAGAACGTCAACGCATTTCCATTGCGCGTGCCTTATTAAAAGATGCGCCCATTGTGCTTTTAGACGAAGCCACAGCCTCGCTCGATGTGGAAAACGAAACAAAAATTCAAGCTGGCATTTCAGCATTAATAAAGAATAAAACCGTGCTGATTATCGCCCATCGTATGCGAACTGTTTCGAATGCCGACAAGATTGTGGTGCTAGCAAACGGCGAAGTTGTAGAAAGCGGCACACCCGAAGAGCTAAAGCTGAAAAAAGGGACATTTTCACGGATGGTGGAGCGGCAGACGGCAAATTAA